A part of Aspergillus flavus chromosome 5, complete sequence genomic DNA contains:
- a CDS encoding TFIIF-interacting CTD phosphatase encodes MGYRSCTATFPHIFTPALSPPLITVHDRMFQSGASHKIIPKAVAAPFSTSALLSRLCPRKKQPPALVNIERPPDLGMEQRTAGDNWSTVAENGSGYGDTQGDATNNNLRASWRPYRGRWNAKTVTRNDPGRAAPQAPERVTPGNPRRSRRLRNQVSADRSMNADTQAPQSRPEGPFPVRPAPSTSQSYHSQSNSHTGASHDGFSSHPNFNMPIFPGGPSGMAAFNEQTLQFPFFSPNTPNQQSQSQPSDQPAFAPFNTALPNDISNPLNYFSLMPPPPFMMNFGLQNPAMAGPLLSGFPPLPFDPMAFAAAGSAGGNISDVLGQLPVGASATKDVASPPPKPPSPVKSYIEQSSLPPKLVTPPQPLLVILDLNGTLIYRKHRRFPPVFARRAGLDEFLDNLVRKYKVMIWSSSQPNTVKAVCDRLFPGNKRKALVAEWGRDKFGLTSSQYRAKIQVYKTLETVWSNKAVQASYPSPSQNKRRKATQTGTQLKTRWDQSNTILIDDSKLKALSEPYNILEIPEFTNQHGLDESAIFPKVMQLLDELAKHDDVSKVLYRWNFELPENHGILELDLGVNTKEVDQNHNNSTTGDAHSPPSQQDTPTEPTAVAQARKERRKRRKEQRKARKQEQKLETKTETKTRKIPQKVSSTGQADKATATPTIPAATTTGISAGSTKAMVQPILERSPSPATSSAESENFLLDRLEDSLNVRTD; translated from the exons ATGGGATACCGCTCATGTACGGCCACATTTCCTCATATTTTCACCCCAGCTCTATCCCCTCCTTTAATCACAGTACATGATCGCATGTTTCAAAGTGGGGCTTCTCATAAG ATTATCCCGAAGGCTGTTGCGGCACCATTTTCTACATCAGCATTGCTTTCACGTTTGTGCCCTCGGAAGAAACAACCGCCGGCTTTAGTCAACATCGAAAGACCCCCGGATCTTGGAATGGAGCAACGGACAGCTGGAGACAATTGGTCTACTGTTGCAGAGAATGGATCGGGCTACGGTGACACCCAGGGAGATGCAACGAATAACAATCTTAGGGCATCTTGGAGACCATATCGAGGTCGCTGGAATGCTAAGACGGTGACTCGCAATGACCCGGGAAGAGCAGCGCCCCAGGCCCCTGAGAGAGTTACGCCTGGCAACCCGCGGAGGAGTCGTAGGCTGCGCAATCAGGTTTCGGCAGACAGAAGTATGAACGCAGACACCCAGGCACCTCAATCTCGTCCGGAAGGGCCGTTTCCTGTTCGTCCAGCACCATCAACCTCGCAGTCGTATCATTCACAGAGCAATAGCCACACGGGAGCGAGCCACGACGGTTTTAGCAGTCACCCAAATTTTAATATGCCCATATTTCCTGGAGGTCCTAGTGGGATGGCTGCCTTCAATGAACAGACACTTCAATTTCcgttcttttctccaaatACCCCGAATCAGCAGTCACAATCGCAGCCTTCCGATCAACCTGCGTTCGCACCGTTTAACACTGCTTTGCCCAATGACATAAGTAATCCTCTGAATTACTTCTCCCTCATGCCTCCACCTCCTTTCATGATGAACTTTGGTCTACAAAATCCGGCGATGGCAGGACCCCTCTTAAGTGGCTTTCCGCCCTTGCCCTTTGATCCAATGGCTTTTGCAGCAGCTGGTTCTGCTGGCGGCAACATCTCAGATGTGCTTGGTCAGCTACCTGTCGGAGCATCGGCAACAAAGGATGTAGCTTCGCCGCCACCTAAACCTCCATCCCCTGTCAAATCATACATTGAGCAGTCGTCTTTACCGCCCAAGTTGGTCACTCCTCCACAGCCGCTGTTGGTCATCTTGGACTTAAATGGCACGCTGATCTACCGCAAGCACCGGCGGTTTCCTCCTGTGTTTGCCAGAAGGGCAGGATTGGACGaatttttagataatttGGTGAGAAAATACAAGGTCATGATCTGGTCCAGTTCCCAGCCGAACACGGTGAAAGCGGTTTGCGACAGGCTCTTCCCAGGCAATAAAAGAAAGGCTCTCGTGGCAGAATGGGGTCGTGACAAGTTTGGTCTCACGTCATCACAATACCGGGCTAAAATTCAAGTCTACAAAACATTAGAGACGGTATGGAGCAATAAGGCGGTTCAAGCGTCATATCCATCACCTTCTCAGAATAAACGCCGTAAAGCCACGCAGACTGGCACGCAGTTGAAAACCCGATGGGATCAGTCCAACACCATCCTGATTGATGACAGTAAACTCAAGGCTCTCAGTGAACCATACAACATACTCGAGATCCCAGAGTTTACCAACCAGCACGGTCTCGATGAGTCCGCAATATTTCCAAAGGTCATGCAACTCCTGGACGAACTAGCAAAACATGACGATGTCAGCAAAGTCCTCTATCGGTGGAATTTCGAGTTACCCGAAAATCACGGCATTCTTGAGCTTGACCTCGGCGTTAATACCAAGGAGGTCGACCAGAATcacaacaacagcaccacCGGTGACGCCCACTCTCCACCTTCCCAACAAGATACTCCAACCGAGCCGACAGCCGTGGCGCAAGCCCGCAAAGAAAGGCGGAAAAGGCGAAAGGAGCAACGCAAGGCCCGCAAACAAGAGCAAAAGCTAGAGACAAAAACGGAAACGAAAACTCGCAAGATACCACAAAAGGTCTCATCAACAGGTCAAGCAGACAAAGCTACAGCTACCCCCACTATCCCAGCGGCAACGACTACTGGTATCTCTGCTGGATCTACAAAGGCCATGGTGCAACCGATCCTTGAACGTTCACCATCACCCGCCACTTCATCTGCCGAATCCGAGAACTTCCTTCTAGATCGATTAGAGGATTCTTTGAACGTTAGAACTGACTGA
- a CDS encoding putative pre-rRNA processing protein (rRNA biogenesis protein rrp36) codes for MAISDLLNRRVRALPEEDEEIYSEESAFEEKSDDRRSGESDSDSDDLDDEALEETDDNSEHDGPVGLEDDEDSEDGEDNDNGEDDVQASLSSISFGALAKAQASLGPKGKRNAKTAKPTEESPQTTSPLDDIRARIREAREQKRQESGKSKDSAKPARTSKHAPMVQSSKRAVSRKRTVVEPPSVPKSRDPRFDPTVLSHGGRHNAESARKAYSFLDDYRSSELKELKAKFAKTKNAEEKEALKREIRSTSDRLRAMENRRREEEVLAEHKKREKQLIREGKKSNPYFLKKSDLKKQVMLKKYENMNSKERTKALERRRKKIASKERKEMPMERRLGSEGNDDGGRKRRRMA; via the exons ATGGCGATCTCAGATCTCCTCAACCGTCGCGTGCGAGCTTTGccggaggaagacgaagaaatcTATTCAGAAGAATCAGCatttgaagaaaaaagcgATGACAGACGCTCAGGTGAATCCGATTCAGATTCAGACGATCTTGATGACGAAGCATTGGAGGAGACCGATGACAAC TCTGAACACGACGGGCCCGTTGGCTtagaagacgacgaagatagTGAAGATGGTGAAGACAATGATAATGGAGAGGACGATGTCCAAGCTTCCCTTAGTAGCATATCCTTTGGAGCCCTCGCTAAAGCGCAAGCGTCACTCGGTCCGAAAGGCAAGCGCAATGCAAAAACCGCCAAACCTACAGAGGAGTCCCCGCAGACTACATCACCGCTAGACGACATCAGAGCGCGAATCCGCGAGGCACGGGAGCAAAAACGTCAAGAATCCGGAAAATCCAAGGACTCGGCAAAACCTGCAAGGACTTCAAAACATGCCCCCATGGTTCAGTCATCTAAACGCGCCGTTTCACGCAAGCGCACTGTTGTCGAACCTCCATCGGTACCCAAATCGCGAGACCCACGATTTGATCCGACGGTGCTCAGTCATGGTGGTCGCCATAATGCTGAATCGGCCAGGAAGGCATACTCGTTCCTAGACGACTATCGTTCTTCAGAGCTGAAAGAGCTAAAGGCCAAGTTCGCCAAAACAAAGAAcgccgaggagaaggaagctTTGAAGCGTGAGATTCGGTCCACGTCGGATCGTCTCCGTGCAATGGAGAATAGGAGGCGGGAAGAGGAGGTACTGGCAGAGCATAAGAAACGAGAGAAACAGCTCATCcgcgaaggaaaaaagagcaaCCCATACTTTTTGAAGAAGTCCGACCTCAAGAAGCAAGTAATGCTCAAGAAATACGAGAATATGAATTCGAAGGAACGCACGAAGGCCCTAGAACGGAGACGGAAGAAGATTGCCtccaaggaaaggaaagagatgcCCATGGAACGCAGATTAGGCAGTGAGGGCAACGATGACGGTGGCAGGAAACGGCGGCGGATGGCGTGA